CTGGATCACGGGCCACTCCTACATCGTCTACGGCCCGCTCTCCAACGGGGCCACCACCGTCATGTACGAGGGCTCACCCGACTGGCCCGACAAGGATCGCCTCTGGAGCATGGTGGAGCGTTACGCCGTCAACATCTTCTACACCGCGCCGACCGCCATCCGGCAGTTCATGCAGTGGGGCGAGGCGTACCCCCGTCGCCACGACCTGTCGAGCCTGCGTCTGCTCGGCAGCGTGGGCGAGCCCATCAACCCCGAGGCGTGGGTCTGGTACCACCGGGTCATCGGCGGCGAGCGCTGCCCCATCGTCGACACCTGGTGGCAGACCGAGACCGGCATGATCCTCATCACGCCGTTGCCGGGCATCACCGTCACCAAGCCGGGCTCGGCGACCCGTCCCTTCCCCGGGGTGAAGGCGGCGGTCCTCGACGAGCAGGGGCAGCCCGTGCCGCCGGGTGGAGGAGGCTACCTGGCCATCCTGCGCCCGTGGCCGGCGATGCTGCGGACCATCTGGGGCGACCACCAGCGCTACGTCGACACCTACTGGTCTCGGTGGAACCGGCAGACATACTACCCCGGCGACGGGGCCAAGTGGGACGAGGACGGCTACTTCTGGGTGCTGGGCCGTGTCGACGACGTGATGAACGTGGCGGGCCATCGCCTCTCCACCATGGAGATCGAGAGCGCCCTGGTGGAGCACCCCGCGGTGGCCGAGGCCGCCGTCATCGGCGCCACCCACTCCATCAAGGGGCAGGTGCCGGTCGCCTTCGTCATCCTCAAGTCCGGCTGGGAGCCCTCGGAGGCCCTGGAGCGGGAGCTCAAGGAGAAGGTCGCGCAGGTGATCAGCCCCATCGCCCGGCCGGACCGGGTCGTCTTCACCCCGGACCTGCCCAAGACGCGCAGCGGCAAGATCATGCGCCGCCTGTTGAGGGACATCGTACACGGCTCGGCGCTGGGCGACGTGACCACCCTGCGTAACCCCGAGGTGGCCGAGCATCTCCGCCAGGCCTTCGAGACGGCGGCGCCCCACCGGGCCGCCTCCGGCTGACGGACCAGGCCGGGTCGGGCGTGCGACGCGCCACGGCTCGATGCGGGAGCCGCCCCGGTGGCTGGCCGGGGCGGCTCCGGTCTCGTCGTCTCGTCGATCCGTCCCTCAGTCCACGACGGCGTTGGCCTCGATGACCCGCCGGTACCAGTGCGCGCTGTCCTTCCAGATGCGGGCCTGCGTGTCGAAGTCGACGTAGAGCACGCCGAAGCGCTTGCTGTATCCGTGGGCCCACTCGAAGTTGTCCATCAGCGACCACAGGAAGTAGCCCCGCACCGGTACCCCGTCGTCGATGGCCCGGGAGACCGCCAGGAGGTGGTCCCGCAGGTAGGCCACCCGGGCCGGGTCGTGGACGGCCCCGTCAGGGCTCACCGCGTCGTCGAAGGCCGCCCCGTTTTCGGTGATGAGGATGGGCAGCTCCCCGGTGTACTCGTGGCGCAGCCGCTCGAGGAGACGGCGCAGTCCCTCGGGATAGACCTCCCAGCCCATGGCGGTCTTGGGCAGCGGCCCCTCCACCTGGCGCATCGCCATCAGTGGCTCGCCGGGCTCGTGGCGCACCAGCTGGCGGCTGTAGTAGTTGACGCCGAGGAAGTCGATGGGAGCTGCGATGGCCCGCATCTCCTCCTGGGGCGGCTCCGGCAGGGGCAGGCCGAGGCCGGCGAAGTGCGCCACCATGTCGGACGGGTAGGCCCCCCGGAAGAGGGGATCGAGGAACCACCGGTTGAGCAGCCCGTCCAGACGCCGGGCGGCGGCCTCATCCTCGGGGTCGTCGCCGGCTGGTTCTACCGGCGAGAGGTTGAGCGTGATGCCGATGCGGCCGTGACGCCGTCCGCCCTCGCGGTAGGCCTGCAGGGCCAGGGCGTGGGAGAGCAGCAGGTGGTGGGCCGCCCTGAAGCCCGCCATCGGATCCTGCAGGCCGGGCGCGTGCTCGCCGGTCACGTGCCCCAGGATGGCGACCACGAAGGGCTCGTTTTGGGTGATCCAGTACGGCACCGCCTCGTCGAGGCGGTCGAAGAGATAGGCCGCGTAGTCGGCGAAGCGGTAGGCCGTGTCTCGGTGGGCCCAGCCGCCCCGCTCCTGCAATGCCTGGGGCAGATCCCAGTGATACAGGGTGACGACGGGCACGATGCCTCGCTCGCGCAGCGCGTCGATGAGCCGCCGGTAGAAGTCGAGGCCCTTGGGGTTGGCCTGGCCACGGCCCTGGGGGAAGATGCGGGGCCAGGCGACGGAGAAGCGGTACGCCCCGACACCCAGCCTCGCCATCTCCTCCACGTCGGCCCGGTAGCGGTGGTAGTGATCGCAGGCCACGTCGCCGGTGTGACCCTGGTAGACCTTGCCCGGCGTGTGGCTGAAGCGGTCCCAGATGGACTCGCCGCGGCCGTCCTCTGCGACGGCGCCCTCGATCTGGTAGGCCGCCGTGGCCACACCCCACAAGAACCCTTCCGGAAAGCGCCCTTCGGTCATCCACTCGCCCCCTGATCAAGACCGCAGGAGCGGGAGGACCTCCTCCGCGAAGAGCTCCAGCGGCCACAGCTCGGCGGCACCTCGGATGTTGAGGATGAGGTAGGAGGCGCCCGCCTCCACGAAGCGCCTCAGGTAGGCCGCCACTTCCTCCGGCACTCCCACCGCCGACTCCTGCCGAAGCCGGTCGAGATCCGCACCGGGGCCGACGTAGCGGGCCACCTGCCGGTCCACCTCGTCTCGGTCGCGGCCGATGAGGACCGGACAGCTGTAGGTCAGCTCGAGCTGCGCCGGATCCCGGCCCACCCTCCGGCAGTGGTCCAGGAGGACGTCAGCCTTGTGTCGGAAGTTGTCGAGAGACCCGCCGAAGTTGGCGCGGTCGGCATGGCGCGCCACCACGGCCAGGGTGCGCCGCTCCCCACCGCCGCCCACCAGCACGGGCGGGCGCGGCCTCTGCAGCGGCTTGGGGTCGCAGTACGCGTCGCGCAGCTGGTAGTAGCGGCCCTCGTAGGTGACGCTGGGCTCGCTCCAGAGGCGGCCGATGACCTCGAGCGCCTCCTCCAGCATCGCGATGCGCTCGCCGGCCCGTGGGAAGGGGTAGCCGTACCCCCGGTACTCGTGCTCGTACCAGCCCGCCCCGATGCCGAACTCGAGGCGCCCTCCCGACAGCACGTCGGCCGTCGCGGCCATCTTGGCCAGGAGGGCCGGATTGCGGTAGGAGTTGCACGTCACGAGCTGGCCGATGCGCAGCGTGACCGTCTGCGACAGCAACGCGGCCGTGGAGATCCAGCACTCGAAGACGCTCGACGTCTGGGGCGTCGGGACGGTGTGGAAGTGGTCGTACAGCCACCCCGAGTCGAAGCCCGCCGCCTCCAGGGTGCGTGCCACGCGCACCATGACCCGCCACTGCTGGTCCGCTGGCAGGTCCGCGGGGAGGTCCATCACCCATCCCTGCGGGATCATGGCGCCCACCCGCAACGGAGGCGCCTTGAAGCCGGCGACCGCGGCCCCCTGGGGTCGGGTCTGCTCCAGCGTCTGCAACGGCTTCACCTCCGGCTCTCAAGGCTGCCCCGAGCGGTACCGCTCCCTCATCTCGGCCAGGGTGATGGGCTGGTAGTCGCCGGCGTGCCCCGCGCTGCCGAAGGCCTCCATGCGGGAACGCACGACCCGGGCGATGGCCTCGCGGGCGGGCCCCAGGTACTCGCGCGGGTCGAACTTGGCCGGCTGCTCGGCGAAGAAGCGCCGGATGGTGGCGGTGACGGCCAGGCGGATGTCGGTGTCGACGTTGATCTTGCGCACTCCGAGCTGGATGGCGCGCTGGATGCTCTCCACCGGTACGCCCTTGCTGCCAGCCAGGGAGCCGCCGAAGCGGTTGACCTCCTCCACCAGCTCGACCGGCACCGATGACGAACCGTGCATGACCAGCGGGATCCGGACCCGCCGGTAGATCTCCGGGATCAGGTCCAGGGCCAGCTTGGGCTCGGCCTTGAACTTGTAGGCACCATGGGAGGTGCCGATGGCCACCGCCAGGGCGTCGCACCCCGTGCGCTCCACGAAGATCTCGGCCTGGGCGGGGTCCGTCAGCTTGACCGTGCCCTGGACGTCCTCCTCGATGCCCCCCAGGGTG
This genomic interval from Limnochorda sp. LNt contains the following:
- the acs gene encoding acetate--CoA ligase, whose protein sequence is MSRPIDALLQEQRRYPPPAEFAARANVDDPDVYRQADEDFEGFWARWAEELAWFRKWDRVLEWHPPDARWFVGGRLNASVNCVDRHLATPRKNKAAIIWEGEPGETRVVTYQELARQVNRFANVLKALGVRKGDRVTLYLPMIPELPIAMLACARIGAVHSVVFGGFSPTALAQRIADSGSRVLVTCDEYYRRGERIPQKRRADEAVQMAGGIDKVVVVRRTGANVPMTPGRDLWWDELMASADPHCPPEPMDSEDMLFMMYTSGTTGKPKGIVHTTGGYLVGVHATTKWVFDLKEEDTYWCSADIGWITGHSYIVYGPLSNGATTVMYEGSPDWPDKDRLWSMVERYAVNIFYTAPTAIRQFMQWGEAYPRRHDLSSLRLLGSVGEPINPEAWVWYHRVIGGERCPIVDTWWQTETGMILITPLPGITVTKPGSATRPFPGVKAAVLDEQGQPVPPGGGGYLAILRPWPAMLRTIWGDHQRYVDTYWSRWNRQTYYPGDGAKWDEDGYFWVLGRVDDVMNVAGHRLSTMEIESALVEHPAVAEAAVIGATHSIKGQVPVAFVILKSGWEPSEALERELKEKVAQVISPIARPDRVVFTPDLPKTRSGKIMRRLLRDIVHGSALGDVTTLRNPEVAEHLRQAFETAAPHRAASG
- a CDS encoding LLM class F420-dependent oxidoreductase codes for the protein MKPLQTLEQTRPQGAAVAGFKAPPLRVGAMIPQGWVMDLPADLPADQQWRVMVRVARTLEAAGFDSGWLYDHFHTVPTPQTSSVFECWISTAALLSQTVTLRIGQLVTCNSYRNPALLAKMAATADVLSGGRLEFGIGAGWYEHEYRGYGYPFPRAGERIAMLEEALEVIGRLWSEPSVTYEGRYYQLRDAYCDPKPLQRPRPPVLVGGGGERRTLAVVARHADRANFGGSLDNFRHKADVLLDHCRRVGRDPAQLELTYSCPVLIGRDRDEVDRQVARYVGPGADLDRLRQESAVGVPEEVAAYLRRFVEAGASYLILNIRGAAELWPLELFAEEVLPLLRS
- the fba gene encoding class II fructose-1,6-bisphosphate aldolase, whose product is MGLVTLRQCLQEAERADYGVGAFNVNNMEQVQGIMMAARQARSPVILQASRGALKYTNFVYLKHLLQAALEENPDIPVVIHLDHGDSLETVKTAISLGFSSVMIDGSHLEFEDNVALTRSVVEYAHDHGVSVEAELGTLGGIEEDVQGTVKLTDPAQAEIFVERTGCDALAVAIGTSHGAYKFKAEPKLALDLIPEIYRRVRIPLVMHGSSSVPVELVEEVNRFGGSLAGSKGVPVESIQRAIQLGVRKINVDTDIRLAVTATIRRFFAEQPAKFDPREYLGPAREAIARVVRSRMEAFGSAGHAGDYQPITLAEMRERYRSGQP
- a CDS encoding GH1 family beta-glucosidase, whose amino-acid sequence is MTEGRFPEGFLWGVATAAYQIEGAVAEDGRGESIWDRFSHTPGKVYQGHTGDVACDHYHRYRADVEEMARLGVGAYRFSVAWPRIFPQGRGQANPKGLDFYRRLIDALRERGIVPVVTLYHWDLPQALQERGGWAHRDTAYRFADYAAYLFDRLDEAVPYWITQNEPFVVAILGHVTGEHAPGLQDPMAGFRAAHHLLLSHALALQAYREGGRRHGRIGITLNLSPVEPAGDDPEDEAAARRLDGLLNRWFLDPLFRGAYPSDMVAHFAGLGLPLPEPPQEEMRAIAAPIDFLGVNYYSRQLVRHEPGEPLMAMRQVEGPLPKTAMGWEVYPEGLRRLLERLRHEYTGELPILITENGAAFDDAVSPDGAVHDPARVAYLRDHLLAVSRAIDDGVPVRGYFLWSLMDNFEWAHGYSKRFGVLYVDFDTQARIWKDSAHWYRRVIEANAVVD